One genomic region from Leptospira montravelensis encodes:
- a CDS encoding nicotinate-nicotinamide nucleotide adenylyltransferase, protein MEVLFFGGSFNPPHIGHRHVIKTISQFYPNALLYICPNFVSPFKQGGKEFSATEIWELCLSEFETFLSKNVILWDEEIKKANISYTIDSLMALSSLHPNSELSLVLGEDNLIHFDRWKFYKEILNIVKEIIVVRRETAYPNEIPIPHFFPKAKVRILSNPILPVSSTEIREINFQNKAGDILLPKTRELMRKFLLSKGDLSSP, encoded by the coding sequence ATGGAAGTTCTTTTTTTTGGAGGAAGTTTCAATCCCCCTCACATTGGACACAGACATGTGATAAAAACCATATCCCAGTTTTATCCAAACGCTCTTCTTTATATTTGCCCTAATTTTGTTTCTCCGTTTAAACAAGGCGGAAAAGAATTTAGTGCCACTGAGATTTGGGAACTTTGTCTTTCGGAATTTGAAACGTTTCTTTCAAAAAATGTAATTCTTTGGGACGAAGAAATAAAAAAGGCAAATATTAGTTATACGATTGATAGTTTAATGGCACTAAGTTCCCTTCATCCAAATTCCGAACTTTCTCTAGTATTGGGAGAGGATAATTTAATTCATTTTGATAGGTGGAAATTTTATAAAGAAATTTTAAACATTGTAAAAGAGATCATTGTGGTAAGAAGAGAAACGGCTTATCCCAATGAAATTCCGATTCCCCATTTTTTTCCTAAGGCCAAGGTTCGTATTCTCTCCAATCCCATTTTGCCTGTGAGTAGTACAGAGATTCGGGAAATCAATTTTCAAAATAAGGCAGGTGATATTCTTTTGCCGAAAACGAGAGAACTAATGCGTAAGTTTTTGCTCTCTAAGGGTGATTTGAGTTCCCCATGA
- a CDS encoding TolC family protein, with translation MQLSQWENGNTVPEFLENGNGPKKLRLTISQAIEQVIENNTIVQNAKLEIVKADSPEWKNESKYTWKALASIQSAKQLFPDNRNNIFAGTVRSQDKISAGIEKQFKTGTYFKSEISTIRYDVNAFENPNAQTAAFGSLLAAPPMYTGALSVTLSQELLKYGFGKNEEDKEKLLKNQTLLVRENYIGILTQLVVKILIDYWSLTIVDSQIGTYEKVAKNTEEIRRLTLRKAGLGLSEGFEVNQWNQAYLRTQSLLEKAKVDRIEAERNLVRILNVDTGSSIEGVTDLSETLPTGIDLKADKEYALSRRTDYLILKREREIAKLALNTALAEDDPSLLASFTYSSIGQNFLSPQENFIARQRGITSLNYPQILAELKMSYPLWDLGIKAGIRDAETNLKVNELKIQNLEQEITQEIDIRYEALIASHALLKDLIKTRKETEIFYNGLMERFRQGRYTAVNVKNALDSLANAELAVTQAKINFNINLVRYELAKNSLFEKYGLDLYSILDEVEKRAKQESDKL, from the coding sequence ATGCAGCTTTCCCAGTGGGAAAATGGCAATACAGTTCCGGAATTCCTTGAAAATGGAAACGGACCAAAAAAACTGCGACTCACCATTTCTCAAGCCATCGAACAAGTGATTGAGAATAACACCATTGTCCAAAACGCAAAATTAGAAATTGTAAAGGCAGATAGTCCAGAATGGAAAAATGAATCCAAGTATACTTGGAAAGCTTTAGCCAGTATCCAATCAGCCAAACAACTTTTTCCAGATAACAGAAACAACATCTTTGCGGGAACCGTTCGTTCCCAGGATAAAATCTCAGCCGGTATTGAAAAACAGTTCAAAACAGGTACCTATTTCAAATCTGAAATCAGTACAATTCGGTATGACGTAAACGCTTTTGAAAATCCCAATGCGCAAACGGCAGCTTTTGGAAGTTTATTGGCAGCTCCTCCTATGTATACGGGCGCACTTTCAGTAACTCTTTCGCAGGAATTACTGAAATACGGGTTTGGAAAAAACGAAGAAGATAAGGAAAAACTTCTAAAAAATCAAACCTTACTTGTCCGTGAAAATTATATTGGTATCCTAACTCAGCTTGTTGTAAAAATCCTTATCGACTATTGGTCTCTCACTATTGTCGATTCGCAAATAGGTACATACGAAAAGGTTGCAAAAAATACGGAAGAGATCCGTCGTCTGACTCTTCGTAAAGCAGGACTTGGATTATCTGAAGGTTTTGAAGTGAACCAATGGAACCAGGCCTATCTAAGAACACAGTCATTATTAGAAAAAGCAAAAGTAGATCGAATCGAAGCCGAAAGAAATTTAGTCCGAATTTTAAATGTGGATACTGGTTCGTCGATTGAAGGGGTTACTGATCTAAGTGAAACCTTGCCAACAGGAATCGATCTAAAGGCTGACAAAGAATATGCACTTTCTCGTAGAACTGATTATCTTATCTTAAAAAGAGAAAGAGAAATTGCGAAATTAGCCCTCAATACTGCACTTGCGGAAGATGATCCTTCACTACTCGCAAGTTTTACCTATAGTTCCATCGGTCAAAATTTTCTCTCCCCACAAGAGAACTTTATAGCAAGGCAACGAGGAATCACTTCCTTGAATTACCCACAAATTTTGGCTGAGTTAAAAATGTCTTATCCTCTTTGGGATTTAGGTATCAAGGCTGGAATCCGTGATGCAGAAACGAATTTAAAAGTGAATGAGCTAAAAATCCAAAATTTGGAACAAGAGATAACGCAAGAAATTGACATTCGGTATGAAGCATTAATTGCAAGCCATGCTTTACTCAAAGATTTAATCAAAACAAGAAAAGAAACAGAGATTTTTTATAATGGTCTTATGGAACGTTTTCGCCAAGGTCGTTATACAGCCGTTAACGTAAAAAACGCTCTTGATAGTTTGGCAAATGCAGAACTTGCTGTAACACAGGCAAAGATCAACTTTAATATAAATTTAGTTAGATATGAACTCGCAAAAAATTCTCTTTTTGAAAAGTATGGGCTCGATTTGTATTCTATTTTAGATGAAGTTGAAAAAAGGGCCAAACAAGAATCCGATAAATTATGA
- a CDS encoding M20 metallopeptidase family protein produces MKVYPSHRKEEMVRYRRTFHQFPELKYEEKETASFVKEHLESLGFQVESGIAETGLVALFDSGIPGKTVLVRADMDALPIHEENHHEYKSKNPGKMHACGHDGHTSILMALSSELKTAFSEFVPKGRVLLCFQPAEEGGSGADRMIASGILERYKVDSVFALHVWNHIDLGKVGVVNGTMMASVDEFKITVKGTSGHGAIPQHTVDPIVVGSHLVTALQTLVSRNVDPLEPCVVTVGSFHSGNAFNVIPETATLHGTVRTYSKSVYEMIPKRMESLVNQVAAGFGARVEFEYSRIDKPTINDPAMAEIVRSAAKNVLGENCLTEENTRTMGGEDFSAFLMERPGCYFFIGSRNEAKGFIHSHHSSFFDFDEDALPIGLSVMKEVIRTYLLNS; encoded by the coding sequence ATGAAAGTTTATCCTTCGCATAGAAAAGAGGAAATGGTTCGTTATAGACGTACTTTCCATCAGTTTCCAGAACTCAAATATGAAGAAAAAGAAACTGCCTCTTTTGTGAAGGAACATTTAGAATCTTTAGGTTTCCAAGTGGAATCCGGAATTGCAGAAACAGGCCTTGTGGCATTATTTGATTCTGGAATTCCAGGAAAAACTGTTCTTGTACGTGCTGATATGGATGCTCTCCCTATCCACGAAGAAAATCACCACGAATACAAAAGTAAAAATCCAGGGAAAATGCATGCCTGTGGCCATGATGGACATACAAGCATACTTATGGCACTTTCTTCGGAACTAAAAACAGCCTTTTCTGAATTTGTTCCCAAAGGTAGAGTTCTACTTTGTTTTCAACCTGCCGAAGAAGGTGGATCCGGGGCTGATAGAATGATTGCCTCTGGAATTCTTGAACGTTATAAAGTGGATTCTGTTTTTGCCCTTCATGTTTGGAACCATATTGATCTAGGGAAAGTCGGTGTCGTCAACGGAACGATGATGGCATCCGTAGACGAATTCAAAATTACTGTGAAAGGGACTTCTGGACACGGTGCCATCCCCCAACACACGGTTGATCCCATCGTGGTAGGTTCCCATTTAGTCACTGCCTTACAAACCTTAGTTTCCCGAAACGTTGATCCTCTAGAACCCTGTGTCGTAACTGTAGGTTCCTTTCACTCCGGAAATGCATTTAACGTCATTCCCGAAACCGCAACTTTGCACGGGACTGTTCGTACCTATTCCAAATCGGTTTATGAAATGATTCCCAAACGAATGGAATCTCTTGTAAACCAAGTCGCGGCTGGATTTGGAGCCAGAGTTGAATTTGAATACAGTCGAATTGACAAACCTACTATTAATGACCCGGCAATGGCTGAGATAGTCAGATCTGCGGCAAAAAATGTTCTCGGAGAAAATTGCCTCACAGAAGAAAACACAAGGACTATGGGAGGAGAAGATTTTTCTGCCTTTCTTATGGAGCGCCCTGGATGTTATTTTTTTATTGGTTCTCGGAACGAAGCTAAAGGATTTATTCATTCTCATCATAGTTCTTTTTTTGATTTCGATGAAGATGCCCTCCCCATTGGTCTTTCTGTTATGAAAGAAGTAATTAGAACCTACCTTTTAAATTCCTAA
- the yqeK gene encoding bis(5'-nucleosyl)-tetraphosphatase (symmetrical) YqeK, protein MNQIPDFHAATEDWILFFKEEVPKHVTETRYQHILRVANYAEELAIDFGYPNPKKAYLAALCHDITKQKKQEIHLGLFREFFFDETGIPSQALHAYSAPFWLQKEYGFSDPEVAKAISSHTLGNESPTLLDKIVYASDFLGSDFAFRNPELSLWVSKTKENLSYGVFMKAFQTISFLMEKKEVIHPNTFYMYNQSAIQIKENQFDVT, encoded by the coding sequence ATGAATCAAATTCCCGATTTTCATGCAGCTACCGAAGATTGGATTTTATTTTTTAAGGAAGAAGTGCCAAAACATGTCACGGAAACAAGATACCAACATATACTACGTGTGGCAAATTATGCAGAAGAACTTGCAATTGACTTTGGATATCCCAATCCAAAAAAAGCCTACTTAGCTGCACTTTGCCATGACATCACCAAACAGAAAAAACAGGAAATTCATTTAGGACTTTTTCGTGAGTTTTTTTTCGATGAAACAGGGATTCCTAGCCAGGCACTACACGCTTATTCTGCTCCTTTCTGGTTACAAAAAGAATACGGTTTTTCTGATCCCGAAGTGGCAAAAGCAATCTCTTCCCATACATTAGGAAACGAATCTCCAACTCTTTTGGATAAGATAGTTTATGCTTCGGATTTTTTAGGTTCCGATTTTGCGTTTCGCAATCCAGAACTATCCTTATGGGTTTCGAAAACAAAGGAAAACCTAAGTTACGGTGTTTTTATGAAAGCCTTTCAAACCATTTCCTTTCTTATGGAAAAAAAAGAAGTCATTCATCCTAATACTTTCTATATGTATAATCAATCCGCAATTCAAATTAAGGAAAACCAATTCGATGTTACGTGA
- a CDS encoding thioredoxin domain-containing protein, with protein sequence MANMSKKPNRLVHEKSPYLLQHAHNPVDWFPWGTEAFEKAQKEDKIILLSIGYSTCHWCHVMERESFEDDSTAEVLNRDFVCIKLDREERPDIDKIYMDALHAMGTQGGWPLNMFLTPSKEPILGGTYFPPENRYGKRSFKEVLRLVSEAWKNQREELVTAAGDLTQYLRENESRSNEGIVPGKEIIEKNFERYLQVYDKEYFGFKTNSVNKFPPSMALSFLTDFYLLKKEPRALEMAFNTAYAMKSGGIYDQVGGGICRYATDHEWLVPHFEKMLYDNSLFVEALSLLYKATEESFFLDIIREIAKYIRRDMTLESGGIASAEDADSEGEEGKFYLWGYSEFNQIVSKEVIQGFWNVTEEGNFEHRNILNIYFKGKNPYTEGIQWTTDFFNLLEKAKEKLLTERTKRIRPLRDDKILTSWNCLWIRALLSAYEVSGDLEYLNDAKKIYLFITKELLGNDGSILRRFREGEAKYFGTLPDYAEFIWVSFKLFQLDEDRTAYENGKKSLEYLISNFESKVGPFFESFHGNEDLIVRTIEGYDGVEPSGNSTILHLFYLLNSWGFKKWDLQKKADSIFAYFLPELTQNSLSYPSMISAFQKFQYPSKEVLVVYKNKDPKEIRMIKNKLSMIKDPNLVWLVIEESRAKELSQELELLSGRGAGSGILYYVCRNFSCELPKDNWEETLTLIQQ encoded by the coding sequence GTGGCAAATATGTCGAAAAAACCGAATCGTTTGGTTCATGAAAAAAGTCCTTACCTGTTACAACATGCACACAATCCCGTAGATTGGTTTCCTTGGGGGACAGAAGCTTTCGAAAAAGCCCAAAAAGAAGATAAAATCATCCTTTTGTCCATCGGATATTCAACCTGCCACTGGTGCCATGTGATGGAGCGGGAATCGTTTGAAGACGATTCTACTGCGGAGGTTTTAAATCGTGATTTCGTATGCATAAAGTTAGACAGGGAAGAAAGACCTGACATTGATAAAATTTATATGGATGCACTCCATGCGATGGGAACCCAAGGCGGATGGCCACTGAATATGTTTCTCACTCCCTCGAAGGAACCAATTCTTGGGGGAACCTATTTTCCTCCAGAAAATCGTTACGGCAAAAGGAGTTTTAAAGAGGTTCTTAGGTTGGTTTCCGAGGCATGGAAGAACCAAAGAGAAGAACTCGTCACTGCCGCAGGTGATTTGACTCAGTATTTACGAGAAAATGAATCAAGATCAAATGAAGGAATAGTTCCGGGCAAAGAAATCATCGAAAAAAACTTTGAACGTTACCTTCAAGTGTACGATAAAGAATATTTTGGCTTCAAAACTAATTCAGTGAATAAGTTTCCTCCTAGTATGGCTCTTAGTTTTCTTACTGATTTCTATTTATTAAAAAAAGAACCGCGCGCTCTTGAGATGGCTTTTAACACTGCTTACGCAATGAAGTCTGGTGGAATTTATGACCAAGTAGGTGGAGGAATCTGCCGTTATGCGACAGACCATGAATGGTTAGTTCCACATTTTGAAAAAATGTTATATGACAACTCTCTTTTTGTGGAAGCACTTTCTTTATTGTATAAGGCCACAGAAGAATCCTTCTTTTTAGATATAATCCGTGAAATTGCCAAATACATTAGAAGGGACATGACTTTAGAATCCGGTGGGATTGCTAGTGCAGAAGATGCAGATTCAGAAGGTGAAGAAGGTAAGTTTTACCTCTGGGGTTATTCCGAGTTTAATCAAATCGTTTCGAAAGAGGTAATCCAAGGGTTTTGGAATGTCACAGAAGAAGGAAACTTTGAACACCGAAACATCTTAAATATTTACTTTAAAGGCAAAAATCCATACACGGAGGGAATCCAATGGACTACTGATTTTTTTAACCTTTTAGAGAAAGCTAAAGAGAAATTATTAACAGAGCGCACAAAAAGGATACGTCCTTTGCGAGATGACAAAATTTTAACCTCATGGAACTGCCTATGGATCAGAGCACTTTTGAGTGCTTACGAAGTGTCAGGAGATTTAGAATACCTAAATGATGCCAAAAAGATATATTTGTTTATAACCAAGGAACTACTGGGAAATGACGGCTCGATTTTAAGAAGATTTCGAGAAGGCGAAGCAAAATATTTTGGCACACTTCCTGATTATGCCGAATTTATATGGGTTTCTTTTAAACTATTTCAGTTAGATGAAGATAGAACAGCCTATGAAAATGGAAAAAAATCATTAGAATATTTAATTTCCAATTTTGAATCTAAGGTTGGACCTTTTTTCGAATCTTTTCACGGCAATGAAGATTTGATTGTGCGCACGATCGAAGGTTACGATGGTGTTGAACCTTCGGGGAACTCTACCATCTTACATTTGTTCTATCTTTTAAATTCCTGGGGTTTTAAAAAATGGGATCTACAAAAAAAAGCAGATTCAATTTTTGCATATTTTCTTCCGGAACTAACACAAAATTCTTTAAGTTATCCATCAATGATTTCAGCATTCCAAAAATTCCAATACCCATCCAAAGAAGTTCTAGTGGTTTATAAAAACAAAGACCCTAAAGAAATTCGAATGATTAAAAATAAATTATCCATGATAAAAGATCCTAACCTAGTTTGGTTAGTGATTGAAGAATCTAGGGCAAAGGAATTATCACAAGAACTGGAACTCTTAAGTGGAAGAGGTGCAGGTTCTGGTATTTTATATTATGTTTGTCGCAATTTTTCTTGTGAATTACCTAAAGACAACTGGGAAGAAACACTCACTCTTATACAACAATAG
- the proB gene encoding glutamate 5-kinase, whose translation MKTRKEFLDSIQKAKLIVVKIGSARVSGEESKINDFLYDLVGDIRTLREQGKEVILVSSGAIAQGKKLLVDQMGTVSLPKGKTSLAEKQAFAAMGQNKLLNLYESFFSRVNIPIAQILFGRKDLNEDNSFTNLKQTFRQLLDWGILPIVNENDSVSTEELNLGDNDILSAIVASIVGADLLLILTGVDGFLNGKEKIDLFTEITKETETLATGPSGPGTGGMFTKINAAKLLLPYGIKTGIVNGEKKHAISQFFETENFGTLVANLSFDHRVPNASEIQSHFFSFQTE comes from the coding sequence ATGAAAACACGTAAGGAATTTTTAGACTCCATTCAAAAAGCAAAACTCATTGTGGTGAAGATCGGAAGTGCGCGTGTTTCCGGTGAAGAATCCAAAATTAATGATTTTTTATATGATCTTGTAGGAGACATCCGAACACTCCGTGAACAAGGTAAAGAAGTAATCCTTGTTTCCTCCGGGGCCATAGCCCAAGGTAAAAAACTTCTAGTGGATCAAATGGGAACCGTATCATTACCCAAAGGGAAAACGAGTCTCGCAGAAAAACAAGCCTTTGCGGCGATGGGCCAAAACAAACTTCTCAATCTATATGAAAGTTTTTTTAGCCGGGTCAATATACCTATCGCCCAAATTCTTTTTGGTCGCAAAGATTTAAACGAAGATAATAGTTTTACCAATCTCAAACAAACCTTTCGCCAACTTCTAGATTGGGGCATTTTACCCATAGTCAATGAAAATGATTCTGTCTCCACCGAAGAACTCAATTTGGGAGATAATGATATTCTTTCTGCCATTGTTGCCTCGATTGTAGGAGCTGACCTACTTCTCATTCTCACAGGAGTCGATGGTTTTTTAAATGGTAAGGAAAAAATCGATTTGTTTACGGAAATCACAAAAGAAACAGAAACTCTTGCCACAGGTCCTTCCGGTCCAGGCACTGGCGGAATGTTCACTAAAATCAATGCAGCCAAACTTTTGTTACCTTATGGTATTAAAACTGGGATCGTCAATGGGGAAAAAAAACACGCCATTTCTCAGTTTTTTGAAACAGAAAACTTTGGAACATTGGTTGCCAATTTATCCTTTGACCACCGGGTTCCTAATGCCTCCGAAATCCAATCTCATTTTTTTTCCTTTCAGACGGAGTAA
- a CDS encoding glutamate-5-semialdehyde dehydrogenase, with translation MADENTNYAKSLATKAKLASRGLKGLTTLEKNSVLKRVEELLLENESAIIEKNKIDMKNGQEKGLSSAMMDRLLLDSKRIKNMAKSIEEIRNLPDPVGEVVRGTILPNGLELLTKRVPIGVVMTIFESRPNVIIDIASLSFKSGNACILRGGSEAFHSNLILSSLFHQAIEEKKLPGVTKDVVTFVENTNREAMVPFFQLDDLIDVIVPRGGEALIRFVSENSKIPVIKHDKGVTNLYLSNHANPNIVLPILVNSKVQRPGVCNALENLLIHKDYPNIKNLLESLESNGVQILGDASVTKVFPSAKPASEDDFYTEFLDTRLSVKIVNSLSEAMENIRKYSSGHTECILSEDITEIQTFQKELDSAAIFVNCSTRFHDGGEYGLGAEVGISTGKLHVRGPMGLIHLTTTTTYVTGSGQVRV, from the coding sequence ATGGCAGACGAAAACACAAACTATGCAAAATCATTAGCCACCAAAGCCAAGTTAGCTAGTAGAGGCTTAAAAGGTTTAACCACTTTAGAGAAAAATTCTGTTCTCAAACGCGTAGAAGAACTTCTATTAGAAAATGAATCAGCTATTATCGAAAAAAATAAAATCGATATGAAAAATGGACAGGAGAAAGGTTTATCTTCTGCCATGATGGACCGCCTTCTACTTGATTCCAAACGAATTAAAAATATGGCTAAGAGTATAGAAGAAATTCGTAATTTGCCTGATCCAGTAGGCGAAGTGGTAAGAGGAACCATCCTTCCCAATGGACTCGAACTTCTCACAAAACGTGTTCCCATTGGTGTTGTGATGACAATTTTTGAATCCAGACCCAACGTGATCATTGATATTGCTTCTTTATCATTTAAATCCGGGAATGCTTGTATCTTACGAGGTGGTTCGGAAGCCTTTCATTCTAATTTAATCCTTTCTTCTTTATTCCACCAAGCGATCGAAGAAAAAAAATTGCCAGGTGTGACAAAAGATGTGGTTACCTTTGTTGAAAATACAAATCGAGAAGCGATGGTTCCCTTCTTTCAATTGGATGATTTAATTGATGTGATTGTTCCTCGTGGTGGCGAAGCCCTCATTCGTTTTGTCTCAGAGAATAGTAAAATCCCTGTCATCAAACATGACAAAGGTGTTACCAATTTATACTTATCAAACCATGCAAATCCAAACATTGTCCTTCCTATTCTTGTAAATTCCAAAGTACAACGTCCTGGAGTTTGTAATGCTTTGGAAAACCTACTCATTCATAAAGATTATCCAAATATCAAAAATTTATTGGAATCTTTAGAATCAAATGGAGTGCAAATTCTCGGAGATGCATCCGTTACAAAAGTTTTTCCATCCGCCAAACCGGCGTCAGAAGATGATTTTTATACAGAGTTTTTAGATACTAGGCTCAGCGTAAAAATAGTAAATTCACTTTCAGAAGCGATGGAAAACATTCGAAAGTATAGTTCTGGTCATACGGAATGTATATTGTCCGAAGATATTACCGAAATTCAAACCTTTCAGAAGGAACTGGATAGTGCTGCCATTTTTGTGAATTGTTCGACAAGGTTTCATGATGGTGGCGAGTATGGGCTTGGGGCTGAGGTAGGTATTTCTACAGGCAAACTCCATGTGCGAGGTCCGATGGGACTCATCCACCTAACAACTACGACAACGTATGTAACAGGAAGTGGACAAGTCCGCGTTTAA
- the rsfS gene encoding ribosome silencing factor, giving the protein MPNISAETLDHLKKIKQTLIDKKCENIQFLDLKDVHSYLSIFVLATVKTETQGRSCAKDIDKYMKPLKLAVKRQNLADLPKDATGWILLDYGEICVHIMTDEMRTYYSLDRLWGDATPIVV; this is encoded by the coding sequence ATGCCAAATATCAGTGCCGAAACATTAGATCATCTAAAGAAAATTAAACAGACGTTAATTGACAAAAAATGTGAAAATATACAGTTTTTGGATCTAAAAGATGTTCATAGTTATTTATCTATTTTTGTATTAGCAACAGTCAAAACGGAAACACAAGGTAGATCTTGTGCTAAAGATATTGATAAATACATGAAACCATTAAAACTCGCCGTCAAAAGACAAAACCTTGCCGATCTTCCGAAAGATGCGACAGGTTGGATACTTTTGGATTACGGTGAAATTTGTGTACATATCATGACTGACGAAATGCGAACCTATTATTCATTGGATCGTCTTTGGGGAGACGCCACTCCTATTGTTGTATAA
- the obgE gene encoding GTPase ObgE produces MSGFIDEVPIQIRAGHGGAGSVHFHKEKFVEFGGPDGGDGGKGGDVIFLAEGRMMTLENYLPDRMYAAEDGGPGLGQNRNGKNGEDLILKVPVGTQIIDAVTMELVYDFNADGESFTIAKGGRGGKGNTFFKTSVQQAPRYSQPGEEGGELSLILELKLLADIGIVGLPNAGKSTLLAKITHAHPKIAGYAFTTLSPNLGVVHRHEDLFRYTVADIPGIIEGASKGVGLGISFLKHIERVQGILFLFDGGNLQLEEELEMLRSELGNYNQSLLTKKFLIVINKMDIWDNDPSFTEEIQKNYSHLGEIICISADRESNLEYLLERIDKVFFPEKAKLVYENT; encoded by the coding sequence ATGAGCGGATTTATCGACGAAGTACCCATTCAAATTCGAGCCGGACACGGAGGGGCAGGTTCTGTCCATTTCCATAAAGAGAAATTTGTCGAATTTGGAGGACCTGATGGTGGTGACGGTGGCAAAGGTGGTGATGTCATTTTTCTAGCTGAAGGTCGAATGATGACCTTGGAAAATTATCTCCCCGATCGGATGTATGCCGCAGAAGACGGAGGACCAGGCCTTGGTCAAAACCGAAATGGAAAAAATGGAGAAGACTTAATCCTAAAAGTTCCTGTGGGAACCCAAATCATTGACGCGGTCACGATGGAACTTGTCTATGATTTCAATGCTGACGGCGAAAGTTTTACCATTGCCAAGGGAGGTCGGGGTGGCAAAGGGAATACCTTTTTTAAAACCTCAGTCCAACAAGCACCTCGTTATAGCCAACCCGGCGAAGAAGGTGGTGAACTTTCTCTAATCTTAGAATTAAAGTTACTTGCTGATATTGGAATTGTTGGATTACCTAATGCTGGTAAGTCGACCTTACTTGCCAAAATTACTCATGCCCATCCAAAAATTGCCGGATATGCCTTCACTACCCTATCCCCTAACCTTGGTGTGGTGCATAGACACGAAGATTTGTTTCGTTATACAGTAGCTGACATTCCCGGAATCATTGAAGGTGCTTCCAAAGGTGTAGGCCTTGGGATCAGTTTTCTAAAACACATTGAACGTGTACAAGGGATTTTATTTTTATTTGATGGTGGGAATTTACAACTCGAAGAAGAATTAGAAATGTTACGAAGTGAACTTGGAAATTATAACCAGTCACTTCTAACCAAAAAATTTCTCATTGTTATCAATAAAATGGATATATGGGACAATGATCCTAGTTTCACAGAAGAGATCCAAAAAAACTATTCACATTTAGGGGAAATCATTTGTATTTCTGCCGACAGAGAATCCAATTTAGAATACCTACTCGAAAGAATTGATAAGGTATTCTTTCCTGAAAAAGCAAAACTAGTTTATGAAAACACGTAA
- a CDS encoding LytR C-terminal domain-containing protein: MLREEPKKQQIPAKTLLIAAGSCFLIALLFLVFRSKAGFSLDQKFSQSKRLPVLFSVIGDKDEYLFSLYAEFYPNEKKAALFFVNPKTSFDDGDKSLKEKGSSAPSYVESVLEDTLDSNIPFKIVWTKEQFQNWINLLGGLNLFFEPKSLHITKNYARNKQTYILDGEDTFDWMSSLADESMISYIRRLEIQETVLLTVLEAIHEKKDLLGKQRVAYLHSQMSTNLSLKEWETLIEFLKKEKIHFGVSEVPGEPMGRPKYKDEVLKANEETVKVAFHKFASELRSLSFSEGERARIEVLNGTAKNGLARYGKVLLNDKGLKVLSVDNAWDSSFKSSIILNRSGNTQYTDLISDTFQGRRVYFALRKDLGLDATVILGEDFQNSKD, encoded by the coding sequence ATGTTACGTGAAGAACCTAAAAAACAACAAATCCCTGCTAAAACTCTTCTTATTGCCGCAGGATCTTGCTTTTTGATTGCTCTACTGTTTTTAGTATTTCGCTCCAAGGCTGGATTTTCGTTAGATCAAAAATTTTCTCAAAGTAAACGCCTTCCTGTTCTTTTTTCAGTAATAGGAGATAAGGATGAATATCTTTTTTCTCTGTATGCGGAATTTTATCCGAATGAAAAAAAGGCAGCCCTCTTCTTTGTAAATCCTAAAACCAGTTTTGATGATGGAGATAAATCTCTCAAAGAAAAAGGAAGTTCGGCACCATCCTATGTAGAATCTGTTTTAGAAGATACTCTAGATTCCAATATTCCATTTAAAATCGTTTGGACCAAAGAACAATTTCAAAATTGGATTAATTTGCTTGGTGGATTGAATCTGTTTTTTGAACCAAAATCACTTCACATCACAAAAAATTACGCAAGGAACAAACAAACTTATATTCTTGATGGAGAAGATACATTTGATTGGATGAGTTCTCTTGCAGATGAATCAATGATTTCTTATATTCGTCGTTTGGAGATACAAGAAACAGTATTGTTGACAGTGCTTGAAGCCATTCATGAAAAAAAAGACTTACTAGGTAAACAACGAGTTGCTTATCTCCATTCTCAAATGTCGACAAACCTATCTCTAAAAGAATGGGAGACTTTGATTGAATTTCTAAAAAAAGAAAAAATTCATTTTGGCGTTTCCGAAGTTCCGGGAGAACCAATGGGTCGTCCAAAATACAAAGATGAGGTATTAAAAGCCAATGAAGAAACGGTAAAAGTTGCCTTTCATAAATTTGCAAGCGAACTTCGCTCTCTATCTTTTAGTGAGGGGGAACGAGCAAGGATCGAAGTACTCAATGGAACTGCTAAAAATGGACTTGCCAGATACGGTAAGGTGCTCCTGAATGATAAGGGTCTGAAAGTTCTCTCCGTTGACAATGCTTGGGATTCTAGTTTTAAATCCAGTATCATCTTAAACCGCTCCGGAAATACGCAGTACACCGATCTTATCTCAGATACTTTCCAAGGACGAAGAGTTTACTTCGCTCTTAGAAAAGATTTGGGACTGGATGCAACTGTGATCCTCGGAGAAGATTTTCAAAATTCTAAGGATTAA